A genome region from Sardina pilchardus chromosome 22, fSarPil1.1, whole genome shotgun sequence includes the following:
- the erbb2 gene encoding receptor tyrosine-protein kinase erbB-2, producing the protein MEAARTLVLLWVLIFGVPRTAAKVCLGTDMKTSLLSSQDNHYEILRQLYTNCRIVHGNLEITHLRGSPDLSFLQNIVEVQGYVLVYNVSVGVIPLDNLRIIRGSQLFNTSYSLAVLENEQLTQLRLRSLTEILLGGVDIQRNPQLCYPDPGLIEWDDTLDTMNKYRHLRHLQPVPAASCPGCDSKCGPKGCWGGTENDCQILTARCAGCLRCKGANSSDCCHTQCAAGCTGPRDTDCFVCRHFNNDGVCKESCPPPTIYDSNIYQSKPNPDKKLNFGATCVKTCPFNYLAMEVACTLVCPQDNQEVIIPQPNGAEIQKCEKCENCHEVCHGLGMGSLQGVSAVNSSNIDLFRDCKKIYGSLAFLSQSFQGDPASNLTGLLPDQLEVFRNLEEITGYLYIDDWPADMKNLSVFENLKLIRGRMLYKGVLSLGVQSLHVESLGLRSLERVNGGLVLISDNPQLCHVRSVPWDAIVTPAHSSVISNANRDPQACEAEGRVCHALCGTGGCWGSGPDQCVQCVSFQRGTECVEECNVLEGSVREFTDGSRCVPCHSECQPINGSASCDGPGANQCRECLTVQDGAMCVSKCPSGVKEEQHTVWKYPNATGHCQSCNTNCTLSCPLDERGCPIAVKSGSGTSIAAAVGGVLLCIILLMLLVFYMRRKRHLKRKEHRRRIMQEHELVEPLTPSGATPNQAQMRILKETELKKLRVLGSGAFGTVYKGIWAPDGESVKIPVAIKVLRENTSPKANKEILDEAYVMAGVASPYVCRLLGICLTSTVQLVTQLMPYGCLLDYVRENSECIGSQSLLTWCVQIAKGMSYLENERLVHRDLAARNVLVKNPSIVKITDFGLARLLDIDETEYHADGGKVPIKWMALESILHRKFTHQSDVWSYGVTVWELMTFGAKPYDLIPARDIPELLEGGDRLPQPPICTKELYMIMVNCWKIDPDSRPRFKELVAEFSAMAREPARYVVIQNDEQMNLASPVDSQFFRTLMEEEGGNVRELLDAEEYLVPHQPSFFRQQGDGTANGPSRHHSHRSTDQQLSEADGMVSGGRSMHSSNSTLARSQYPTLPVGTSWAGGAYPALVRSISHRSQGAQSDSVFLDGEADGPPASPSRYCKDPTFPNGFPEGDVETEGSVKSPFSNTLPRSRTNKQPEYVNQEVQSERPSTLPRKGAERRLRNGMSTGHSVDNPEYLVPPGSISPAFDNPYYLDLVAKAQAVAAANERTPSRSTATMSPPHRQLNGFITPTAENPEYLGLADTWSGQKEHT; encoded by the exons tatgtctgGGCACAGATATGAAGACGTCTCTGCTGTCCAGTCAGGACAATCACTATGAGATACTCAGGCAGCTCTACACCAACTGCCGCATCGTCCATGGCAACCTGGAGATCACACACCTGCGTGGCAGCCCAGACCTCTCCTTCCTACAG aatattgTGGAGGTGCAGGGCTATGTGCTGGTGTATAACGTATCAGTGGGCGTGATTCCTCTGGACAATCTACGCATCATCCGAGGCAGTCAGCTCTTCAACACCAGCTACTCACTGGCCGTCCTGGAGAACGAACAACTCACCCAGCTGAGACTGCGCAgcctcacag AGATCCTGTTGGGTGGCGTTGACATCCAGAGGAACCCGCAGCTCTGCTACCCCGACCCCGGCCTCATAGAATGGGACGACACCCTGGACACTATGAACAAGTACAGACACCTGCGACACCTGCAGCCTGTGCCAGCAgccagct GTCCAGGCTGTGACTCCAAATGTGGACCAAAAGGATGCTGGGGAGGCACTGAAAATGACTGCCAAATAT taACTGCGCGCTGTGCAGGTTGTCTGCGCTGTAAAGGTGCAAACTCTAGTGACTGTTGCCACACACAGTGTGCTGCTGGCTGTACCGGACCCAGAGACACAGACTGCTTT GTGTGTCGTCACTTCAACAACGATGGTGTCTGTAAGGAGAGCTGCCCCCCTCCCACCATCTACGACTCCAATATCTACCAGTCCAAGCCCAACCCAGACAAGAAGCTCAACTTTGGTGCCACCTGCGTCAAAACCTGCCCCT ttaactaTCTAGCCATGGAGGTGGCCTGCACACTCGTTTGCCCCCAGGACAACCAGGAAGTCATCATTCCACAGCCTAATGGTGCAGAGATACAGAAATGTGAAAAATGTGAAAACTGCCACGAAG tgTGCCATGGGCTGGGTATGGGCTCCCTTCAGGGGGTGTCTGCTGTGAACTCCTCCAACATCGACCTCTTCCGTGACTGCAAGAAAATCTACGGCAGCCTGGCCTTCCTCAGCCAGTCTTTCCAGGG AGACCCAGCGTCCAACCTGACAGGTCTTCTCCCAGACCAGCTGGAGGTGTTCAGGAATCTAGAGGAGATCACAG gataTTTGTACATCGATGACTGGCCAGCGGATATGAAAAatctgagtgtgtttgagaaCCTGAAGTTGATCCGAGGAAGGATGCTTTACAA GGGTGTGTTGTCTCTGGGCGTGCAGTCGCTCCACGTGGAGTCCCTGGGCTTGCGCTCGCTGGAGCGCGTCAACGGCGGCCTGGTGCTGATCTCCGACAACCCGCAGCTGTGCCACGTGCGCTCCGTGCCCTGGGACGCCATCGTCACGCCCGCGCACAGCAGCGTCATCAGCAACGCCAACCGAGACCCTCAGGCCTGTG AGGCGGAGGGTCGTGTCTGCCATGCCCTGTGTGGCACAGGAGGGTGCTGGGGCTCCGGCCCAGAccagtgtgtccagtgtgtgtcctTTCAGCGCGGGACcgagtgtgtggaggagtgcaACGTCCTGGAGGG GTCTGTGCGGGAGTTCACTGACGGCAGTCGCTGTGTTCCCTGTCACTCAGAATGTCAACCAATCAACGGTTCAGCTTCCTGTGATGGACCG GGGGCGAACCAGTGCAGGGAGTGCCTGACGGTGCAGGACGGGGccatgtgtgtgagcaagtgccCCAGTGGCGTAAAGGAGGAGCAGCACACCGTGTGGAAGTACCCCAACGCCACGGGCCACTGCCAGTCCTGCAACACCAACTGCACCCTGTC GTGTCCACTGGATGAACGTGGCTGTCCCATCGCAGTCAAATCAGG GTCCGGCACGTCTATCGCGGCGGCAGTGGGTGGCGTCCTGCTCTGTATCATcctcctgatgctgctggtgttcTACATGCGCCGCAAGAGGCACCTGAAGAGGAAGGAGCACAGGAGGAGGATCATGCAGGAGCACGAG CTGGTGGAGCCCCTGACCCCGAGCGGAGCCACGCCCAACCAGGCCCAGATGCGCATCCTCAAGGAGACCGAGCTCAAGAAGCTCCGCGTCCTCGGATCTGGAGCCTTCGGCACTGTCtacaag GGTATCTGGGCCCCAGATGGAGAAAGTGTGAAGATCCCAGTGGCCATAAAGGTTTTACGTGAGAACACCTCACCCAAGGCCAACAAAGAGATCCTGGAT GAGGCGTATGTGATGGCGGGCGTTGCCAGCCCGTACGTGTGCCGTCTGCTGGGCATCTGCCTGACGTCCACCGTGCAGCTGGTCACTCAGCTCATGCCCTACGGCTGCCTGCTCGACTACGTGCGCGAGAACAGCGAGTGCATCGGCTCGCAGTCACTCCTGACCTGGTGTGTGCAGATCGCCAAG GGCATGAGTTACCTGGAGAATGAGAGACTCGTGCATCGTGACCTGGCAGCCCGGAACGTTCTAGTGAAGAACCCCTCCATCGTAAAGATCACGGATTTTGGACTGGCCAGATTGCTGGACATTGATGAGACAGAGTACCATGCAGATGGAGGAAAG gtgccCATTAAGTGGATGGCCTTGGAGTCTATCCTCCACCGGAAGTTTACTCATCAGAGTGACGTCTGGAGCTACG GTGTGACCGTGTGGGAGCTGATGACCTTCGGAGCCAAGCCCTACGACCTCATCCCAGCGCGGGACATCCCTGAGCTGCTGGAGGGGGGGGACCGGCTCCCCCAGCCCCCCATCTGCACCAAGGAGCTCTACATGATCATGGTCAACT GCTGGAAGATTGACCCGGATAGCCGGCCCAGATTTAAGGAGTTGGTGGCTGAATTCAGCGCAATGGCCAGAGAACCTGCCCGCTACGTTGTCATTCAG aaTGACGAGCAAATGAACCTGGCGAGCCCAGTGGACAGTCAGTTCTTCCGCACgttgatggaggaggagggcgggaaCGTGCGCGAGCTGCTTGATGCTGAGGAGTACCTGGTTCCACATCAGCCCAGTTTCTTCCGACAGCAGGGCGACGGCACAGCCAACGGCCCCAGCAGACACCACTCCCATCGG AGCACAGATCAGCAGCTGTCGGAAGCGGACGGCATGGTGTCAGGTGGGCGGAGCATGCACTCGTCCAATAGCACACTGGCGCGGAGCCAGTACCCGACACTGCCGGTGGGCACCAGTTGGGCGGGGGGGGCGTATCCCGCGCTCGTCCGCAGCATCTCGCATCGCTCTCAAGGGGCGCAATCGGACTCCGTGTTCCTGGACGGAGAGGCCGACGGACCCCCCGCCAGCCCGTCGAGGTACTGCAAGGACCCCACCTTCCCCAATGGCTTCCCCGAGGGGGACGTAGAGACGGAAGGGTCGGTGAAGAGCCCATTCTCAAACACCCTGCCCCGCAGCAGGACAAACAAGCAGCCAG AGTATGTGAACCAAGAAGTGCAGTCGGAGCGTCCGAGCACGCTCCCCAGGAAAGGGGCGGAGCGACGGCTGCGTAACGGAATGTCGACAGGGCACAGCGTGGACAACCCAGAGTACCTGGTGCCCCCCGGGAGCATCTCGCCGGCCTTCGACAACCCCTACTACCTGGACCTGGTGGCCAAGGCGCAAGCAGTGGCCGCGGCCAATGAGAGGACTCCGAGCAGGTCCACGGCAACTATGTCCCCGCCTCACCGGCAGCTCAACGGCTTCATCACGCCCACCGCTGAGAACCCAGAGTACCTGGGGCTAGCCGACACCTGGAGCGGACAGAAGGAGCACACCTGA